The DNA sequence TGCGGTAGCCGGTACCGCGCCCGTCGTGCCGTACGGCCTGCCGGGTGGTGAAGGCGACGGCGATCCGCTGCGTGCGGGGGTCGGGGCCCAGGCCGCCCGCGCGGACGCGGGCGACCAGGTCGTCGTACGTCCGGCTCAGCGCCGCCGGCGAGGCGTTGACGGTGGTCACCGGATCACCAGCCCCGCGCGCAGCCCGGCCAGCAGGCCTTCGACGCGGTCGCGGGCGCCGGGCCCGTCGGGGTCGCCGGTCATGACGTGACCCAGGTACTCGTTGTTGCTGCCGGCCGCCTTGACCACCTTGCCGGGCTCGGCGAGCTGAACCTCCAACACGCCTGGCAGGTCGGTCAGTTGATGTCCGTCGAGCGCCTCAAGCGTGCCCGCGCGCTCGGGGACGAGGAAGCCGATGGCGGCGCTGCGCAGCCCGGTGTCCGTGCGCCTGAGGTCGGGCCTGCGGCCGAGGGCGACGTCCACGCAGGCGGCGGCGAGGTCGATGCCGGTGACGTGGCGGACGAGCTCGGTGATGCGGTTGCCGGCGGGCCGGGGGTTGACCTCGACCACGCGCGGCCCGACCGAGGTCAGCTTGATCTCGGTGTGCGCCACGACCCCGTCCGTCAGCCCGAGCGCCTTGAGCGCACCGAGCGTGGTCTGTTCGGCGGCCTCGATGTCGGCGAGCGACAGAGCGGCGGGGAACATGTGGCCGGTCTCGACGAAGGCGGGCGCTGCGCCGATGCTCTTGTCGGTGACGCCGACCATGTGCACGGCGCCCGCGTACGACACGGTCTCGACGCTCACCTCGGGGCCGTCGAGGAGCTCTTCGAGGAGAACGGCGGGGGTGCGCCGCTGCCCCCGGGCGTTGACCGGGAAGGCGCTCAATGCTCTTACCGCTTCGGCCAGTTGACCCTCGTCGTCCACGCGACGCACGAACATGCCCGCGCACAGGTCGACCGGCTTGACGACCAGCGGGTAGCCGATCTCCTGCGCGGCCCGCGCGAGGTCGGCCCACTCCTCGTGCACGGCGAAGCGCGGTCCGGGCAGGCCCGCGTCGGCGAGGACCCGACGGGTGGCGTCCTTGCGGCAGGCGTTCTCCACCGCCTCGGGGCCGGGGCCGGGCAGACCGAGGCGCCCGGCGATCCGCGCCACCGTCGGCAGGTAGTAGTCGCAGGAGGTGACCACCCCGTCGAAGCCCAGCACCGAGTGCAGCCGCTCCACCTCGGGCAGCAGGGCGTCGAGGTCATTGGTGTCGGTCGTGATCACATTGCGCGCGCCGAGCAGCGGATGCGCCGCCCCCTCGGGCGCCGAGCGCAGGTAGTGATGCAGGTCACGGGTGAGGAACGTGAACTCGTGCCCGCCCTCGCGGATGGCGCGCGGCAGCAGTCTGCTCATCGATCCGACCCAGCTCTCGACCACCAGCAGATGAGCCACAACTCCCCTTTTCATGACGTGAGTTCGGACGGCAGGGCAGCCCGGAGGGCCCCTCGGCGGGAGGGGTGCCGGACTTGACTGACACACGCTATCGATAATCATTTTCATTTGCCACCCCGTTCTTACCCGCTTCGGAGAATCGGAGAGACCTTGACCGCCCTGCCCCGCCCGACCGCCCTGCTGTGCGCCCTGGTGGCCGCGGCAGCCCTGCTCCCCACGACCGGCCCCGCCCGAGCGACGGCCGCGACGGCCGCCCTCACCTTCGGCGCCTGCCCGGACTCCGTACCGAGGCCGCCCGCACCCGACCGCGTGGAATGCGGCCGCCTCACCGTCCCGCTCGACCGGAGGCACTCGTCCGGCCCGAGCATCGAGATCGCCGTGTCCCGTGTCCCCGCCTCCGGTACGCCGGCCGAGCGGCGCGGCATCCTGCTGGTGAACCCCGGCGGGCCGGGCGGCTCCGGGCTCCCCTACGCGGTGACCAAGCGCGCCAAACTCCCCGCGAGCGTGCGGCGTTCGTACGACGTCATCGGCTTCGACCCGCGGGGCATCGGCCACAGCGCGCCGGCCGGCTGCGGCGCGATGGGCGGCCTGTTCGCCGCTCCCGGCGCCGACCCGGTACCGACGACCCCTCAGACCGAGCGGTCGTACCTCACGTCACTGCGCCACCTGGCCGACGACTGTGCGACGGGCGCGGGCAAGGCGGTGCTGCCGTACCTGTCCACCGAGCAGACCGCGTACGACATGGACGCGATCCGCGCCGCGCTGGGCGAGCCGCGGACCAGCTTCCTCGGTGTCTCGTACGGCACCTACCTGGGCGCGGCGTACGCGGCGCGCTTTCCGCACCGGGTCGGCCGCATGGTGCTGGACAGCGTGGTCGGGCCCTGGGACTGGTACGACTTCGACGCGCTCCAGAGCCGGGCGATGCTGCGCGCCCGGGACACCTTCTTCGCCTGGACCGCCGGGCACGCCGAGCGCTTCGGGCTGGGCGGCGACGCGGGCGCCGTGCGGCGTTCGTATCTGCGCGTACGCCAGGGCCTGGCCGCGCGACCGGTCGACGGCTTCGGACCGGCGGAGTTCGACCGCGCCGTCTACCGCGCCCTCGGCCGCACGGAACGCTGGACGGGGTTCGCCGACGGGCTGCGCGGCTACCTGTCGGACGGGAGCGTGGCCGGCCTGCGCCCCGCCGCCGCCTTCGACGGCCCGGAGTCCCGCAACTACGAGGCGGCCAACCGGATCGTGAAGTGCGCGGACGGTCCGGGGCCGACGCCCCGACAGGTCGTGGCAGACATACGGCACATACGACGTGCCGACCCGCAGCCGGTCCTGACCGGCATGGAGGCGTCGGCCTGCGCGTACTGGCACCACCGGCCCGCGCGGCGCACCCCGCTGGGCAGTCCGGCCGCCCCGCCCGTCCTGCTGGTCGCCTCCGCGCACGACCCGGTGACCCCGATCGAGGGCGCCCGTCGCCTGCGCGAACTGCTGCCCGGATCCCGTCTGGTGACGCTGAACGACGACTACTCGCACGGCGTGTTCGCCAGCCGCGGCAATGCCTGCGTGGACGGGGCGGTGGCGGGCTATCTCGTCGACGGGGAGGTGCCTGTGGCGGACGTGCGCTGCGCCGGGCCGGGACTGCCGGTCCCGGCAGCGGCTGCTCCGTCCGAATGATCTTCCCGTAGGACGTGCACCTCGTCTCCCGGCGCTCGGTGAGCTGGGAGACGAGGAACAGGCCGATCGCGCTGGTGACGAGTTCACCGGCGACCGGTTCGGTGGTGAACGCCAGGCCGTCGAGGCCGCGGGCGGCGAGCCGGTCGGTGGTCGCAGGGGCCGGCGACGTGGACGGGCGCCTCAGCAGCCCAGGATCACCGCCGAGCCGCTGCGCAGCCGTCCCTGCGCGTCACAGAGCGCGACAGCCATGCCCACGTCGGTAGCCGCACACCGCTCCTCGGCCTGCGGTGACCGGGAGCGCCCGGAACACCGTGGCACCGGGCCTGCCGCAGCGGGAGCCAACCGTGACGGAGCGCGGGATACTTGGCCGCATGCGGTACCCGCGGTGCGTGGCCCGTCTCGCTGCCGGGCTGGTGCTGGTGCTCGCGACCGCCGTCGGCTGTACCGGTGACGGCGGTGACGGCGCCGAGCCGGCGCGTACGGATTCCCCCGCGTCGAGCCGAGCAGGTGACGGCAGTCCGAGCGCCGCCACGCCCACCCCCTCCCCGACCCCCGCCGACCCCGTCTCCCTCCCGGCCCTGATCCAGCGCGATCACCGTGGCTCCGACCTGCGCCTCGGTGCCGTACGCGTCCGCACCGACGCCTACACGCAGTACGCCGTCACGTACCGGTCCAACGGCCTGAAGATCTCCGGCATCATGAACGTCCCCACCGGCAAGGGCCCCTTCCCCGCGCTGGTCCTGGCACACGGCTACATCGACCCGGACGTGTACAGGACCGGCCAGGGCATGCCCCGGGAGCAGGACCTCCTCGCCCGTAACGGCTACGTCGTCCTGCACACCGACTACCGCAACCACGCGGGCTCCGACGACGACCCCGACAACGACGTGAACCTCCGTCTCGGCTACACCGAGGACGTCATCGCCGCCGTCCATGCGTTGCGCTCCGCCGCCCGGCCGGACGTCGACGACGACCGGATCGGCCTGATGGGGCGGTCGATGGGCGGCGGGGTCGTGTACAACACGCTGGTCGTGGCGCCCGGTCTCGTCGACGCCGCCGTCGCGTTCGCGCCGGTCAGCTCGCGCCCCGAGCAGAACATCGACCACTTCCAGCGCCCCGAGGGCGACCCGCT is a window from the Streptomyces sp. NBC_00299 genome containing:
- a CDS encoding ATP-grasp domain-containing protein, which gives rise to MAHLLVVESWVGSMSRLLPRAIREGGHEFTFLTRDLHHYLRSAPEGAAHPLLGARNVITTDTNDLDALLPEVERLHSVLGFDGVVTSCDYYLPTVARIAGRLGLPGPGPEAVENACRKDATRRVLADAGLPGPRFAVHEEWADLARAAQEIGYPLVVKPVDLCAGMFVRRVDDEGQLAEAVRALSAFPVNARGQRRTPAVLLEELLDGPEVSVETVSYAGAVHMVGVTDKSIGAAPAFVETGHMFPAALSLADIEAAEQTTLGALKALGLTDGVVAHTEIKLTSVGPRVVEVNPRPAGNRITELVRHVTGIDLAAACVDVALGRRPDLRRTDTGLRSAAIGFLVPERAGTLEALDGHQLTDLPGVLEVQLAEPGKVVKAAGSNNEYLGHVMTGDPDGPGARDRVEGLLAGLRAGLVIR
- a CDS encoding alpha/beta hydrolase, which encodes MTALPRPTALLCALVAAAALLPTTGPARATAATAALTFGACPDSVPRPPAPDRVECGRLTVPLDRRHSSGPSIEIAVSRVPASGTPAERRGILLVNPGGPGGSGLPYAVTKRAKLPASVRRSYDVIGFDPRGIGHSAPAGCGAMGGLFAAPGADPVPTTPQTERSYLTSLRHLADDCATGAGKAVLPYLSTEQTAYDMDAIRAALGEPRTSFLGVSYGTYLGAAYAARFPHRVGRMVLDSVVGPWDWYDFDALQSRAMLRARDTFFAWTAGHAERFGLGGDAGAVRRSYLRVRQGLAARPVDGFGPAEFDRAVYRALGRTERWTGFADGLRGYLSDGSVAGLRPAAAFDGPESRNYEAANRIVKCADGPGPTPRQVVADIRHIRRADPQPVLTGMEASACAYWHHRPARRTPLGSPAAPPVLLVASAHDPVTPIEGARRLRELLPGSRLVTLNDDYSHGVFASRGNACVDGAVAGYLVDGEVPVADVRCAGPGLPVPAAAAPSE
- a CDS encoding alpha/beta hydrolase family protein, with protein sequence MRYPRCVARLAAGLVLVLATAVGCTGDGGDGAEPARTDSPASSRAGDGSPSAATPTPSPTPADPVSLPALIQRDHRGSDLRLGAVRVRTDAYTQYAVTYRSNGLKISGIMNVPTGKGPFPALVLAHGYIDPDVYRTGQGMPREQDLLARNGYVVLHTDYRNHAGSDDDPDNDVNLRLGYTEDVIAAVHALRSAARPDVDDDRIGLMGRSMGGGVVYNTLVVAPGLVDAAVAFAPVSSRPEQNIDHFQRPEGDPLVDEIEAAHGTPQEKPEFWRQVSPITYVDRVTEPLLIHHGTADDTCPLAWTRTTVAAFEAAGKDVELRTYRGEGHTFGPRWPDSMEATMAFFERHLR